The following proteins come from a genomic window of Pyxidicoccus sp. MSG2:
- a CDS encoding GTPase: MDETSLPDPEALRPLLKAALELPALQPHAARLERLVDDYARGVARKDAPLVVALVGATGAGKSTLLNALAGQALSREGVDRPTSTAATVFAPEGAAADALAQTGARVVRYSPGPQGLWGGQVFIDTPDLNSVATTHRDVARAALERADVALVVMHRGSVAEASQVEFLAEFAHRRALVFILNFADELSPESRESLKAQVRRVASEQYGLPQQDVPIFAISALAAKDGRDVSGEFGALLFHLRGLATQAVAARVRRTNAMGALEEVHTRVEAALKETDALLARTRDALGSGLEKASEGLRADFDARLRLAHGHLAAEVRRQAGGRFWGPAAWGLRLSLWGASGLGAAALVGRASLPAGLAVAAASTALDAVRGRTRARAAETAVVEPFEDDFGVESAARTALAEARSVVRAGGLEPALLGVPDVDALLDAVRAARAGAWRYTATTGVGEAVAGWWRTARWLVLPLINLPLLGLLGHVGYRVVRAYVEGPLLPLDYFINAGAFFALLSGAGALLASASLAGAARRAGAAGRARFVEALAALGGRLIEAVDDGLRPGREAAKRLLALR, encoded by the coding sequence GTGGACGAGACGAGCCTCCCCGACCCCGAAGCCCTTCGCCCCCTCTTGAAGGCCGCCCTGGAGCTGCCCGCGCTGCAACCGCACGCGGCACGCCTGGAGCGGCTCGTGGACGACTACGCGCGCGGCGTCGCCCGCAAGGACGCACCGCTCGTCGTGGCGCTCGTCGGGGCCACCGGCGCCGGCAAGTCCACCCTCCTCAACGCGCTGGCCGGACAGGCCCTGTCGCGCGAAGGAGTGGACCGGCCCACCAGCACCGCCGCCACCGTGTTCGCACCGGAAGGCGCAGCCGCGGACGCACTGGCCCAGACAGGCGCGCGCGTGGTGCGCTATTCGCCCGGGCCGCAGGGCCTCTGGGGCGGCCAGGTGTTCATCGACACGCCGGACCTCAACAGCGTGGCCACCACCCACCGCGACGTCGCACGCGCCGCGCTCGAGCGCGCGGACGTCGCACTCGTCGTCATGCATCGTGGCAGCGTGGCCGAAGCGTCACAGGTGGAGTTCCTCGCGGAGTTCGCCCACCGCCGCGCGCTCGTCTTCATCCTCAACTTCGCGGACGAGCTGTCCCCCGAGTCGCGAGAGTCCCTCAAGGCCCAGGTCCGCCGAGTGGCCTCCGAGCAGTACGGCCTGCCGCAGCAGGACGTGCCCATCTTCGCCATCAGCGCGCTCGCCGCGAAGGACGGCCGCGACGTGTCCGGAGAATTCGGAGCCCTCCTCTTCCACCTGCGCGGGCTCGCCACCCAGGCCGTGGCCGCGCGCGTGCGGCGCACCAACGCCATGGGCGCCCTGGAAGAGGTACACACGCGCGTGGAGGCCGCGCTGAAGGAGACGGACGCGCTGCTCGCACGCACCCGCGACGCGCTGGGCTCTGGCCTGGAGAAGGCCTCAGAGGGCCTGCGCGCGGACTTCGACGCGCGGCTGCGGCTCGCCCACGGACACCTCGCGGCGGAGGTGCGGCGTCAGGCGGGAGGCCGTTTCTGGGGACCCGCGGCCTGGGGGCTGCGGCTGTCACTGTGGGGAGCGAGCGGGCTGGGCGCGGCGGCCCTCGTGGGACGGGCCAGCCTGCCCGCGGGCCTGGCCGTCGCGGCCGCCTCCACCGCGCTGGACGCGGTGCGCGGACGCACGCGCGCCCGTGCCGCGGAGACGGCGGTGGTGGAGCCCTTCGAGGACGACTTCGGCGTGGAGTCCGCCGCGCGCACGGCGCTGGCGGAGGCGCGCAGCGTGGTGCGGGCCGGAGGCCTGGAGCCGGCGCTGCTGGGCGTGCCGGACGTGGACGCCCTGCTGGACGCCGTGCGCGCGGCACGCGCCGGAGCGTGGCGCTACACGGCGACCACCGGCGTGGGCGAGGCGGTGGCAGGCTGGTGGCGCACCGCGCGCTGGCTGGTGCTGCCCCTCATCAACCTGCCGCTGCTCGGCCTGCTGGGACACGTGGGCTACCGCGTGGTGCGGGCCTACGTGGAAGGCCCCCTGCTGCCGTTGGATTACTTCATCAACGCGGGGGCCTTCTTCGCGCTGCTCTCTGGAGCAGGCGCGCTGCTGGCGTCAGCGAGTCTCGCTGGGGCCGCTCGCCGTGCGGGTGCGGCGGGCCGCGCCCGCTTCGTCGAGGCCCTGGCCGCCCTGGGCGGGAGGCTGATTGAGGCCGTCGATGATGGACTGCGCCCCGGGCGGGAGGCCGCGAAGCGCCTGCTGGCGCTCAGGTGA